The region aaaaaatatctctcTTCTTCTGATGATGGCTAAAGTAAATGTGTCAACTTAAAAATCATTCACTCTTTCACATAGCCTATTTACTtctactaataataatatcgaCAGAGAAAGTttctcagaaaaaaatgtcggTTTTTTCTTCTAGAAATAAAATGTCCTCGATCCAAGCCTAACAAACATAACACTAACAGCCAAAAGTTAGAACTTTCACCATACACGACTAACTACAGTCGAAAATTACTGTccagtttgaataattattaAATACCTCTCCAGTTTGAGCATAAAAATTGCGCTCAAACGGATGACAAAATTATCcatcatttttaaatcacCCGCTCCCGCTCCTTCCGTCCGGGGATCTGCAGCCAAccgccatttttattttttccgtGGGAGGAAAGAGAAAAAGATGCGAACAAATTTCATCGTCTTCGAGTCAACTGTCGAACGTTCGTCAATAATTTGACCGACATAACTAGCGCAATTAGTTGCTCAAACTTTCTGttgtatttcatttgatattcATTAAACGAAAATCGGTAAAATAACACTTACAAATTGCTAAATTCGCTGGTCGCTTCGCCGTCTTTCTTTGGTGGTTccgaatttttgaaaatggtgcCGCAAAAGCTCTCAGCCAATGACAGCGACTGTCACTTACTTAAGGCGCCACCTGTCAGCGATCGACGGAAGTAGTCGAGTTCGTGGTTCGAATCCTATTATATTGTTCGTAAGTCCGGAATTGATAATTTCGATTTACATATGGTAGATGCAGTTTGCAATCGAAAATTGGTTTAAAATCGTTTTATAAACCTCGCTactgcatttcatttttttaatgaataggTTTATGGATCGTTCGATCCCAGGTTTTTTTATTACCGTTACGTAGCCTACACGCCTAATTAGTTCGAATTCCGGCGTCTATCCTATCTcgataaaatttttttaaatcgaaaaaTGGTTTTAGAACAATTTCGTCACAAATTCTTTGTTTTACGCTTCATAACAGATTAAGTGagaaattttcatcatttggTGTTCAAAGGAGCGCGCCACCGTGTGAGCAATGACAAAACTCATGCAATGATAAAGATCAATCTTTACTGCTATGCACCTTTCGGATCCTACCAGGCCCAAGGACTGGacaaaaatatgcaattttcCAGCTAAAACGATGACACTGTAAACTTGTCCTAACCTAACACTGGCGATTGAACTGACGAACTAATATTGACATTTATTCCTGGAAATGCGTGTATTGGAAACACCTGCGGCGATCATTAAGTTGACCCAATGAGACAATGAccttgactacaaaataacctTTTTTCTTAGATTGCTAGAAGCTATCCAATATTATAGGTCAGTGATGAACACGAAACTATCGAAGGATCGAGACTGAACCAGAGATCAAGTTGATCGAGACGCGTAGTGACGCGCGCTTATAATTATTGCGGTACGAGTCACAGGCCCAGCCGTACCCCAGGGTTCACCCAGCACTGATTGTCTCCaccagtgatctccgtcgctctacgatcctactAGCGTAACCAACCATtgtgtggtacatcagacattAAGATTTTTGGTGAAACCCAGGGGTGCATTGGGAACGAACGCAAAAAAAATCTCGATTTCCATAAAATTTTgtcaaagaaaatttcttAGACTTTATTTCATATCTCTCTTCCTTTGCACTTGCTCACATTCATATTTAACTATGATATCTATAGACTGTATCAACTTGCCAGTATCCATAAACGAAGGATAGACTCCATAGTGTTTGGATTAATAGACCTAATACAAACTTATTCATAATATGTTTCGaggatttacatttttcaatgaCATTTTTATATGAATTCACTAAAATTTGGCCGAAAATGCATCTAGGAGtacgttttttttcaaaattttccccATACCCAATTTGTTGATGGAAATTGGAGCTCGCCGTTTCCAATATTAACAACATTGGGtctaggggggggggggtgaatAAACATGAGGGATTTCCCTGAAGATCAAAAAATCAATTGGTAAAATACTTTAAATGTGCAGGTAACTTTAAATTTTACTATTTCCACTTTGAGCAAATTTTGATAGTTTGCTCAATTCcagattttgttgaaatttttccttttgaaaaaaataattacgcTAATTTCCTGATTAATCGAGTTAGCTAGATTGAGCATCGCATTGATGCAGGGATCGCGTGTGATCAGGCAGCCCACGTGGTTCTCATGTGGCAGGAAATGGAGCACGCGCTGGATGAAACGGTTCGCGATTGGCTCGATCGAAATTCGCCGGAAACTTACGAGGCACAATTGACCAATCGCCAAGCTCAATTCGGGTTCGGGTTAGTTCGGGATTACCGATGTTAAATTGTAAACAAACCGAGCCGTCGTCGCTGAGTACTTTGAGAGAGCTGTTGGATCGCGCACTGTGTAGACACGGAACTGTCCTTTACTTCCTAAATCTCTGTGGATTTACATACACCCTACTCACTTTTACGGCTATAAACATGAGCTTAAACGTATTGCTTCAAGCTGCTGAATACTTAGAACGAAGGGAACGAGGTAAACTATTGCCTGATCATGATGTTTTCGTAGTGGTTTTTGCGATTTATTATGTAGAAATTAGTAGAGCACTGTGACGTGTGCTGCGCTGTTGTTTTTTGTGTATTGACGTTTAGGATATATGTACTGTGTACACTGTTGTATTTGCCACGTAGGCAAACCGTTGGATGGACCACTTTCAGTTTAACGACCCATGTAAAAACcgcattgtttttttttgtaagaaAAATGGCTGAGAATCTTGCCACTGAGCCAGATCGtggatttgaaatattgattatgagtaattgaaatattttcaccgGGAAGGATCTCAAAAGTCCTACTAACTACACCTAAGACCAAAGTCAAACAAATTCTTGCTCTCTCTTtccatatttcacaatttgtTAAGAAGAATGTTATGCATAGGCCAACATGAAATTaggttgaaatgaaatcatggttattgaaattgttgattgTTGCATTTAATCTGCGTTACTAAGGCTTGGTGACCTATCTGACctatcattatttaattccTTCCCTTTTGAGGTGGCTAGGATACTAAACTAATCCTAGGCATGTCCCTGAGTGGACAAATTACTCTAAGCAAACATCACTGGTATtcgaaatcaaatttttaaaggCGTTTGTgtgtgttttatttcattttgatcatTCATTTTCGTAGAAGCCGAACATGGATATGCAACTACGTTACCAATGCCAACATCTATGGATTATCACTCGCGAAGCAGAAAGATTAAATCGAAAAAATCTCAGGGAAACCGGTAAGAATCTTAGTGTTTTAGGCCATATTTAGCGTGGGTTAGAATTCTAAAAAGTTGATAGTTCTACGGAAATAATTATAGAACTCGATTGATAAACAAATGTAGCCTACAATGAGATCGgggaattttttttgtattgtgCAACGATTTCGAAACTGTCACATGGGAGTGTGTCGGCACGTAGCCTCGAAAAAATTTAGAAAGACTTTATTTCTCTTTTATCATCCGTTTGCAAATGTGAATCTAAAGCGCTATCACTTTTCTTCCTTTATTAGATCCACGCACAATGAACTAGAAAAGAACAGGTATGTATCTCTTGATGCTGCTGATTACTGTTTAGGCTACGTGTACGTGTAGCTGGTGGTTTGTGTACATTATGTGCAATGTCAAGGTCGTTTGTGGCACTGAGAGAGTAGATAACTGCGCATACTGAAGCTCCGTGTGTTATTGATCTTTAGTGCACTTTGACTTTCTATAATGATGCATCATCATGTTTCACGATGATTGGATGTTGCATGTTCCGGTGTTTCGATGTGATTTCTTTTCGCattaattaataacatttcttcgaaaatttgtatattttcaggcGTGCGCACCTGAGGTATTGCCTCGAAGGTCTGAAGGATATAGTGCCTTTGGGGACGGAAACTAGTCGACATACGACGCTAGGATTATTAACCAAAGCGCGGAATTTTATACAGGTTAGTGTGTGGGACAAAAAATGAATCGGTGACCCCACATTGTTTGCACTGTGAAAGCCAGTAAAATTCGGTCTATTGTGATTATGTCTGTAAGCTGAAATGGGAATGAGTCTATTCTATTGTTCAGAACAGGTTTTGGTTTGTTGCTCAACATACAGACAAGAGTTATATTAGAATTAGCtttgaaaataatagtaatCTTATTTTCGAATAGAAAATGCCTTTTTCGTTAAGATAACCATTTCGATTGTAGCTCACTGTGTTTATATGTATTATTTGTCTTCTTCCGACACAGTCATTACAGGACAAGGAGCGAAAACAGTCGTTAATGCGGGAACAATTATATCGGGAACAGCGTTACCTGCGCCGGAGActagaacaattaaaaaccGAGGAAAACCTGCAATATCGCATACGCAATGAACGGAGTATTAGTGAATGCAGCGCTTCCACATCATCCACGTCCACGTCTATTTCTGAATCCGGAGAGTCTGGTAAGCATTCAATATAATAGCTAGCTAGTTGTAGTTTTAACCGGGTTTTTTACAGGTTTTGGAAAGTTTAAGAAAATGGGAATTTTTTTGAGGCCCTGGAAAAGCTatgtttggttttttttttctgtatcAGAAAATGGTCTCAATATAAAATAGctatgaattttgaattttaagctATGTCTAAATGTCTTACTACACATTTGATATTAACAAACACTTAGTATTGATAATTGGCACTTACTTTGAATGGACCTACATTCATTACCTGTTCAAGGTTGGCAATGTGTAACTTCGGGGTATGGAAAATTAATTTAGGCAacctgtaagaaccctgtttAATTGAATCAATAATTGAATACATTAGAGAATTATGTTAGCTACCTGCGCCGCCATGTAGATATGGTACACATTCCTGTACATCGGGGTCCAGGTGTCTATAGTTGATTTAGAGCCATCTGTcgtcatcatcagagaaaagTAGGTTATATCATGAGGTGCTCTCTCGCCTTTTTGATACCCCTTTGTACCGGGTAGGGCATGCGCCTTTGTCGTTGGGTAGAATCTTTTGTACCCTGCGCGGCTCAAAAACCGGGGTAGATCATCACAATAATGTGAGTGTACGTTAATTGTTGCAGTGTGCATTCATGAGCGCACTATGAAC is a window of Tubulanus polymorphus chromosome 2, tnTubPoly1.2, whole genome shotgun sequence DNA encoding:
- the LOC141899583 gene encoding max dimerization protein 1-like, producing MSLNVLLQAAEYLERREREAEHGYATTLPMPTSMDYHSRSRKIKSKKSQGNRSTHNELEKNRRAHLRYCLEGLKDIVPLGTETSRHTTLGLLTKARNFIQSLQDKERKQSLMREQLYREQRYLRRRLEQLKTEENLQYRIRNERSISECSASTSSTSTSISESGESDEVDILGYNSNSNHSDTDDHSSTGSSSMCFGARHLTISESL